The genomic interval TCTCGCTCAGCGGCACGGTGGCGGCGATCACCTGCGCTTCTCCGCGCTGCATCATGCCGCCGATCTTGCCCCGGCGGGCCGAGAGGTCGCCGAGCACGTCGCCCATGTACTGCTCCGGGGTGACGACCTCGACTTTCATCATGGGCTCGAGGATCACCGGGTGGGCGGCACGCGCCGCCTCCTTGATGGCCATCGACCCCGCAATCTTGAACGCCATCTCGCTCGAGTCGACGTCGTGGTACGAGCCGTAGACCAGCTCGACCTTCACGTCGACCATCGGGTAGCCGGCCAGGATGCCGTTCTCCAGCGCTTCCTTGATGCCGGCCTCCACCGGGGAGATGTATTCCCGGGGGATCACGCCGCCCACGATCTTGTCCTCGAACACGTAGCCGTGCCCGACCGGGGCCGGCTCCGCGTTGATGACGACATGGCCGTACTGGCCCTTGCCGCCGGACTGGCGGACGAACTTGCCCTCGACCTTCGTGACGCGCTTGCGGATCGTCTCGCGGTACGCCACCTGCGGGCGGCCGACGTTGGCGTCCACCTTGAACTCGCGCATCATGCGGTCCACGATGATCTCGAGGTGCAGTTCGCCCATCCCCGAGATGATCGTCTGCCCCGTCTCGGCGTCCGTGTGGACGCGGAAGGTCGGGTCTTCCTCGGCGAGCTTGTTCAGCGCGATGCCCATCTTGTCCTGGTCGGCCTTGGTCTTCGGCTCGACCGCGACGT from Gemmatimonadaceae bacterium carries:
- the fusA gene encoding elongation factor G, producing VEAAVMHDDELIEKFLTHGADSLTVDEIRHAIRAATIKMQFCPVLCGASFKNKGVQALLDAVIDYLPSPRDVPPIKGHLPHHDETYATRDVADDAPFAALAFKIATDPFVGRLTFFRVYSGVLKAGSHVYNSSKDKRERIGRLLQMHANKREEIEEVRAGDIAAAIGLRDTRTGDTLCDEDTPIILEAMKFPTPVIDVAVEPKTKADQDKMGIALNKLAEEDPTFRVHTDAETGQTIISGMGELHLEIIVDRMMREFKVDANVGRPQVAYRETIRKRVTKVEGKFVRQSGGKGQYGHVVINAEPAPVGHGYVFEDKIVGGVIPREYISPVEAGIKEALENGILAGYPMVDVKVELVYGSYHDVDSSEMAFKIAGSMAIKEAARAAHPVILEPMMKVEVVTPEQYMGDVLGDLSARRGKIGGMMQRGEAQVIAATVPLSEMFGYSTRLRSQTQGRAVYSMEFSHYEEVPKAKMEEIVSKAK